One genomic region from Antedon mediterranea chromosome 3, ecAntMedi1.1, whole genome shotgun sequence encodes:
- the LOC140044640 gene encoding uncharacterized protein codes for MKEKRCYTGIIIVAIFLLPVSVLTFNQEEYEQCCRIFDLDFPTNESSTRNEYLKASPAFDNNTGPNPGDPDKAVCSHTTDENAEPWWYVNLLDIYEIEYIVLYNRETHSERLEGAQVRVGTSTDNLKNNTACGSPVSSQDASKSAGVLVLKCEHGTQGNIVSVQLEDRTDFLTLCEVKIYAAMEIMEYTTVEMTVSTSPSHECEIDSDCGTNEFCRPGNFSCVCDAGYDHVSQYGCVAFFPFTKQIRVVEINGSVENAQWKPELEDKTSTTYHKYAENMCSIILFAYEPILMNSTTDYNCSINEFSKGSIIVNFSIFFFASSTEIGNNVLETLYNATFCNDTLPSEYGFLKIDSSWKSIDDLLNTELVPGQIKRFRIGELSGFVARLFRNNTLPEQVVAKDRDDTARVGLNVDHEDNKTLCIALFGKPTDYNELKQSAKDSGLDGNTNSTVEVVSNIFQSFIFDSTKTKIESGIEIMFKFPTKRFRDKKDNETAVCGFFNESLKSWSTNGCETDDSDKNEVKCKCNHTTSYAILFQTSEPTISDEDQKRLSIITYIGLLISTIFLIVALVTQNILPDLRKSMRFKILTNLIIAAILSNVVFMTLQLAKKQEIVCAIYAGILHYSLLVVFVWMMIFSADLYAKVFYSFANHHKRMKWSRFVGWGLPLIVVLVTAAVTQEDYVLDEECWLNYKEKAIWGFVGPVVAVVLVNIALISRVLFEVSKKSRSANVTKKRQVDDIKYVALRATLLLPVIGVTWVTGYLVLFFDDIWLKYVFVIANSCQGVFIWLTQFFWSREVKNAWTSMKKKRGFKVSLKKSENKEFNNIGEGVASPPNSTIENTYSLSSKKSLTQTSEIPLQLTGSKLKN; via the exons gtcGTATATTTGATCTAGATTTTCCAACCAACGAGAGCTCAACACGTAATGAATATCTGAAGGCGTCTCCTGCCTTTGATAATAATACGGGGCCAAATCCAGGAGACCCAGACAAAGCCGTTTGCTCACATACAACAGATGAAAATGCAG AACCGTGGTGGTACGTGAATCTGTTGGACATATACGAAATTGAATATATTGTCCTATACAACCGTGAAACGC ACTCTGAACGGCTAGAAGGTGCACAAGTTCGTGTTGGAACAAGTACAGACAATCTGAAGAACAATACAGCGTGTGGAAGCCCTGTATCTTCACAAGATGCATCAAAATCTGCTGGTGTACTAGTGTTAAAGTGTGAACATGGAACACAGGGTAACATAGTTTCGGTCCAATTGGAAGATCGGACGGACTTTCTGACATTATGTGAAGTTAAAATATATGCAGCAATGGAAATAATGG AATATACAACTGTAGAAATGACTGTGTCTACGTCTCCATCAC ACGAATGTGAAATCGACAGTGACTGCGGAACTAACGAATTCTGTAGGCCTGGTAACTTCTCATGTGTATGTGATGCCGGCTATGATCACGTTTCACAATATGGTTGCGTTGCCTTTTTCCCATTCACAAAACAAATACGTGTTGTAGAAATCAATGGGTCAGTGGAAAATGCACAATGGAAACCAGAATTAGAAGACAAAACATCAACTACATACCACAAATACGCAGAAAACATGTGCAGTATT aTCCTATTTGCCTACGAACCGATACTGATGAATTCTACCACCGACTACAATTGCTCAATTAATGAATTTTCCAAAGGAAGCATAATAGTGAACTTCAGCATCTTTTTCTTTGCTAGCTCAACAGAGATAGGGAATAATGTTTTAGAGACACTTTACAATGCAACATTCTGTAATGACACATTGCCCTCCGAATATGGTTTTCTCAAGATTGACAGTTCATGGAAAA GTATTGATGATTTACTTAACACGGAATTGGTACCAGGACAAATTAAACGTTTCAGAATTGGCGAACTGA GTGGATTTGTAGCACGATTATTCCGTAACAATACTCTACCCGAACAAGTAGTAGCAAAAGATAGAGATGATACAGCGAGAGTTGGACTAAATGTGGATCACGAAG ataataaaacattatgtaTTGCTTTGTTTGGTAAACCAACAGACTACAATGAGCTAAAACAGTCGGCAAAAGACAG TGGCTTGGACGGCAATACAAATTCAACCGTTGAAGTTGTAAGCAACATTTTTCAAAGCTTCATATTTGATAGCACGAAAACAAAAATCGAATCAGGAATcgaaataatgtttaaatttccAACTAAA AGATTTCGTGACAAAAAGGATAATGAAACTGCCGTGTGTGGATTTTTTAACGAATCATTGAA GTCGTGGTCTACTAACGGATGCGAAACTGACGATTCCGATAAAAACGAAGTGAAGTGCAAGTGTAACCACACTACTAGTTATGCGATTCTGTTTCAGACTAGCGAGCCAACG ATTTCCGATGAAGATCAGAAACGGTTAAGCATCATAACATATATCGGATTATTAATCTCAACTATTTTCCTTATTGTTGCTCTGGTGACGCAAAATATATTACC ggACTTGAGAAAGTCAATGCGTTTTAAAATACTAACAAACCTCATAATTGCGGCTATTCTAAGTAACGTGGTATTCATGACGTTACAACTGGCTAAAAAACAAGAG ATTGTTTGTGCTATTTATGCCGGAATCCTCCACTACAGTCTACTGGTGGTGTTTGTATGGATGATGATATTTAGTGCGGATTTGTATGCCAAAGTATTTTATTCGTTTGCCAATCATCACAAAAGAATGAAATGGAGTAGATTCGTCGGCTGGGGGTTGCCGCTTATCGTCGTTTTAGTAACGGCCGCCGTGACACAAGAAGATTATGTTTTAGACGA AGAATGCTGgttaaattataaagaaaagGCAATATGGGGATTCGTTGGTCCGGTTGTTGCTGTTGTTCTG GTTAATATAGCTCTCATTTCAAGAGTACTGTTTGAAGTTTCTAAAAAGTCTCGTAGTGCAAACGTGACAAAGAAGCGTCAAGTAGATGACATAAA gtACGTCGCACTACGCGCTACTTTACTCCTACCAGTTATTGGAGTCACGTGGGTAACAGGATACTTGGTACTGTTTTTCGATGACATATGGCTTAAGTACGTGTTTGTCATCGCCAATAGTTGCCAGGGAGTTTTTATTTGGCTTACTCAGTTTTTCTGGAGTCGAGAG GTCAAGAATGCATGGACGAGCATGAAGAAGAAAAGAGGCTTTAAAGTTAGCTTGAAAAAG AGTGAAAACAAGGAATTCAATAATATTGGAGAAGGAGTTGCCTCACCACCAAACTCAACCATAGAGAACACGTATAGCTTGTCATCAAAAAAGAGCTTGACTCAGACGTCTGAGATACCTTTGCAGTTGACAggaagtaaattaaaaaattaa